A stretch of Nonomuraea africana DNA encodes these proteins:
- a CDS encoding TIM-barrel domain-containing protein has protein sequence MIRHRPHGSGHPYAESEDQRVPVLPMDGQSVELRVRASANVTSVVCDWLMIGDPVMVLPLSRPAAEEENTKVDGGHLAAAQAKAARAASGSWSVVTPPLEAGRRYSYRFRGGGRTTRWFEVTAAQWSPDGGRLVVEGGDRVVPGSVRWLADGDGVRKARFELELSPSAHVVGFGERFDAVDQRGRRLDAVVFEQYKSQGAHGRTYLPMPLALVVDGPRSWGFHVDTSRRTWYDLSGARLVVEAEVEDELTLRVHEGSPAEVLDAFLGTVGRPTELPDWVFRLWASGNEWNTQERVMAEMDRHRETDIPVGALVIEAWSDETTFTAFRGAEYEPSEQPHRLADYRFPEDGPWPDPKGMVDELHERDIKVLLWQIPLQKMRPHPRHQAAVDARQILDRCVREVDGRPYRNRGWWFPLALMPDLSRQDVRDWWTAKRRYLVDEVGIDGFKTDGGEHAWGHDLRYGDGRRGDAGNGLFPVHYARAFGDLLRSAGKAPVTFSRAGFAGSQPHGAFWAGDEDSTWEAFRSSIRAGITASACGIVYWGWDLAGFSGDLPSAELYLRAAGTSAFMPIMQYHSEFNHHRRPLRDRTPWNVAEQTGDSSVIPVFRRFAHLRERLVPYLAEQARQAVGGGAPLMRGLFFDHPGDEAIWSYPLQYKLGDALLVIPVTEPGADKVEAYLPEGEWVDVWTGLALDGGQVLTLPAPIDRPPVLCAAEHWQALSPVFAP, from the coding sequence GTGATCCGCCATCGTCCCCACGGCTCCGGCCACCCCTACGCCGAGTCCGAGGACCAGCGGGTGCCCGTGCTGCCCATGGACGGCCAGAGCGTCGAGCTGCGGGTGCGGGCCTCGGCGAACGTCACGTCGGTGGTGTGCGACTGGCTCATGATCGGCGATCCCGTGATGGTGCTGCCGCTCAGCCGTCCCGCGGCCGAGGAGGAGAACACGAAGGTCGACGGCGGGCACCTGGCCGCGGCGCAGGCGAAGGCGGCCAGGGCCGCCTCGGGTTCGTGGTCGGTCGTGACCCCTCCGCTCGAGGCGGGGCGCCGCTACTCCTACCGCTTCCGGGGGGGCGGCCGTACCACCAGATGGTTCGAGGTGACGGCGGCGCAGTGGAGCCCGGACGGCGGGCGGCTGGTGGTCGAGGGCGGCGACCGCGTGGTGCCGGGCAGCGTCCGCTGGCTGGCCGACGGCGACGGCGTCCGCAAGGCCAGGTTCGAGCTGGAGCTGTCGCCCAGCGCGCACGTGGTCGGGTTCGGCGAGCGCTTCGACGCCGTCGACCAGCGCGGCAGACGTCTCGACGCGGTGGTGTTCGAGCAGTACAAGTCGCAGGGCGCGCACGGCCGCACCTATCTGCCGATGCCGTTGGCGCTGGTCGTCGACGGGCCGCGGAGCTGGGGCTTCCACGTGGACACCTCCCGCAGGACCTGGTACGACCTCAGCGGCGCGCGCCTGGTCGTGGAGGCCGAGGTCGAGGACGAGCTGACGCTGCGGGTGCACGAGGGCTCGCCCGCCGAGGTGCTCGATGCCTTCCTCGGCACCGTGGGTCGCCCGACCGAGCTGCCCGACTGGGTGTTCAGGCTGTGGGCCAGCGGCAACGAGTGGAACACGCAGGAACGCGTCATGGCCGAGATGGACAGGCACCGCGAGACCGACATCCCGGTCGGCGCGCTGGTCATCGAGGCGTGGAGCGACGAGACGACGTTCACCGCCTTCCGCGGCGCCGAGTACGAGCCTTCGGAGCAGCCGCACCGCCTGGCCGACTACCGCTTCCCCGAGGACGGCCCCTGGCCCGACCCCAAGGGCATGGTGGACGAGCTGCACGAGCGCGACATCAAGGTGCTGCTGTGGCAGATCCCGCTGCAGAAGATGCGGCCCCACCCCCGGCACCAGGCGGCCGTGGACGCCAGGCAGATCCTGGACAGGTGCGTCAGGGAGGTGGACGGCAGGCCGTACCGCAACCGCGGTTGGTGGTTCCCGCTGGCGCTCATGCCCGACCTGTCGCGGCAGGACGTGCGCGACTGGTGGACGGCCAAGCGCCGCTACCTGGTCGACGAGGTCGGGATCGACGGCTTCAAGACCGACGGCGGCGAGCACGCGTGGGGCCACGACCTGCGCTACGGCGACGGCCGCAGGGGCGACGCCGGCAACGGGCTGTTCCCCGTGCACTACGCCAGGGCCTTCGGCGACCTGCTGAGGAGCGCGGGCAAGGCGCCCGTGACGTTCAGCAGGGCGGGTTTCGCGGGCTCGCAGCCGCACGGCGCCTTCTGGGCCGGTGACGAGGACTCCACGTGGGAGGCCTTCCGCTCCTCGATCAGGGCCGGGATCACCGCGTCCGCGTGCGGGATCGTCTACTGGGGCTGGGACCTGGCCGGGTTCTCCGGCGACCTGCCAAGCGCGGAGCTGTACCTGCGCGCGGCGGGGACCTCGGCGTTCATGCCGATCATGCAGTACCACTCGGAGTTCAACCACCACCGCAGGCCGCTGCGGGACAGGACACCGTGGAACGTCGCCGAGCAGACCGGCGACTCCAGCGTGATCCCGGTCTTCAGGCGGTTCGCGCACCTCAGGGAGCGGCTGGTGCCCTACCTCGCCGAGCAGGCGCGGCAGGCCGTCGGGGGCGGCGCGCCGCTGATGCGCGGGCTGTTCTTCGACCACCCTGGCGACGAGGCCATCTGGTCCTATCCGTTGCAGTACAAGCTTGGCGACGCCCTGCTTGTCATCCCCGTGACCGAGCCGGGCGCCGACAAGGTGGAGGCCTACCTGCCCGAGGGTGAGTGGGTCGACGTCTGGACCGGTCTGGCTCTCGACGGCGGGCAGGTGCTCACGCTGCCCGCTCCCATCGACAGACCTCCGGTGCTCTGCGCTGCGGAGCACTGGCAGGCGCTCTCCCCCGTCTTCGCCCCCTGA